The Ralstonia wenshanensis genome includes a region encoding these proteins:
- a CDS encoding cystathionine gamma-synthase family protein: MTGLTTALLHADREAGVEHYAIHKPLHTSTTYGYTDTRELIDVFQGKPGYTYARQGNPTTAALEAKITMMEAGVATACFATGMAAIMAVFSTMLRAGDHVVSSAFLFGNTNSVFETLRNLGVEVTFVDATSAQAVADAVQPNTRLVFVETIANPRTQVADLKGIGDICKARGLIYVVDSTMTSPWLFRARDAQASLVVHSLSKYIGGHGNALGGAVVDTGLFDWTAYPNIYPAYRKAKPEMQGIQQIRKKGLRDQGATLIADAAHRIAVGAETMALRVDRTCSNALALARTLAAHPKVARVYYPGLPEHPEHARATELFRHYGGLLSFELVDGADYVDMLDHLRYAVRATHLGDTRTLVIPVAPTIYWEMGAERRASMGIADSLVRVSVGIEDEADLVADFTQALDAINLG, encoded by the coding sequence ATGACCGGACTGACCACCGCCCTCCTGCACGCCGACCGCGAAGCCGGCGTCGAGCACTACGCCATCCACAAGCCGCTGCACACGTCCACCACGTACGGTTATACCGATACGCGCGAGCTGATCGACGTGTTCCAGGGCAAGCCCGGCTACACCTACGCGCGCCAGGGCAACCCGACCACGGCCGCACTCGAAGCCAAGATCACGATGATGGAAGCCGGCGTGGCCACCGCATGCTTTGCGACCGGCATGGCGGCCATCATGGCGGTGTTTTCGACCATGCTGCGCGCCGGCGACCACGTGGTCTCCAGCGCGTTCCTGTTCGGCAACACCAACAGCGTGTTCGAAACGCTGCGCAACCTGGGCGTGGAAGTGACGTTTGTCGATGCCACGTCGGCCCAGGCCGTGGCCGATGCGGTGCAGCCGAACACACGCCTCGTCTTTGTGGAAACCATTGCCAACCCGCGCACCCAGGTGGCGGATCTGAAGGGCATTGGTGACATCTGCAAGGCACGCGGGCTGATCTACGTGGTCGACAGCACGATGACGTCACCATGGCTGTTCCGCGCGCGTGATGCGCAGGCGAGCCTCGTGGTGCATTCGCTGTCCAAGTACATCGGCGGGCACGGTAACGCGCTGGGCGGCGCGGTGGTGGATACGGGCCTGTTCGACTGGACGGCGTATCCGAACATCTACCCGGCCTACCGCAAGGCCAAGCCGGAAATGCAGGGCATCCAGCAGATCCGCAAGAAGGGCCTGCGCGATCAGGGTGCGACGTTGATTGCCGATGCCGCGCACCGTATTGCCGTGGGCGCCGAAACGATGGCGCTGCGCGTGGACCGCACCTGCAGCAACGCGCTGGCGCTGGCCCGCACGCTGGCCGCGCACCCGAAGGTGGCACGCGTGTATTACCCCGGCCTGCCGGAACACCCCGAACACGCCCGCGCCACCGAGCTGTTCCGTCACTACGGCGGCCTGCTGAGCTTCGAACTGGTGGACGGCGCTGACTACGTCGACATGCTCGACCACCTGCGCTACGCCGTGCGCGCCACGCACCTGGGCGACACGCGCACGCTGGTGATTCCGGTCGCCCCCACCATCTACTGGGAAATGGGCGCCGAGCGCCGCGCGTCGATGGGGATTGCCGATTCGCTCGTGCGCGTGTCGGTTGGCATTGAGGATGAGGCCGATCTGGTGGCCGATTTCACGCAGGCGCTGGACGCAATCAATCTCGGCTAA
- a CDS encoding ATP-binding cassette domain-containing protein translates to MGALWRAIWRYRKRVLVAVGLLVLAKLCAVGVPIVLKWIVDGFGDATRARVFPAFLLLAYAVLRFGGTLFGELRDMVFSRVSQPTVAGFMAQAFEHLHQLGPRFHASRQTGGLIRDVERGTTGIEFLLGVALFTILPTMVEIGSVLIIMMSRYSGWYLVTILATFAAYCTATVLLTRRRVRLQRQMNEFDSMAGSRLLDSMLNHEAVKVYTSERFEAHRYRDILRQRIETAVANQRALSLLHVSQSGVIAGGVTTVMLLAGQDVTRGVLSVGDLVLINAYIIQVCLPLNALGFMFREAKDAAINAERLFQLLEQRADVVDLPNGAPLRVTQGEVQFDHVDFGYENTRPILHDLSLHIPAGHTVAVVGGSGSGKSTLARLLLRFYDPWAGRVSIDGQDLRVVTQDSVRRAIGIVPQDTILFNDTIAYNIAYGREGATMAEVIEAARAAYVHDFIAALPEGYQTMVGERGLKLSGGEKQRIAIARALLKNPSILIFDEATSALDTRSERAIQRELDRLSAHRTTLVIAHRLSTVVDAHEIVVLEKGRIVERGRHVDLLASNGVYAQLWTLQRQQSDLEQAQHRLAQQPINLVALVVSVLDGLREAIDARRITVYSVIRSETPSITGDPSRLQGIVGDVLSHAVLASHPGSRIEIVLERVEGMAQLRVTDTIAIPAVAAAAIPTASHTPAEMEPDAALSAFGPTATPPAPAPFDVLDPVEPLAPLRQEPRAFDPVLAATAQDTAPTPAATLDPLWIRSVVEQHGGRFAVVPLPHGDGTTYVMDFPIRAVAPLAAAPGEAMPATPQQAPPAERTALPPPDALSGVHVLIVDDQEDAREILQLLLEDYGATVTAYGAAKPALAALRAAPGNSWPDVLVSDIALGEDEDGYALLRNVRMLESERDMPLDARLPAVALSGYDRAEDRTRALLAGFQLHLAKPTEHGELVTAILSVIRARHAPARESHASVSFQSAQESP, encoded by the coding sequence GTGGGCGCGTTGTGGCGCGCCATCTGGCGCTACCGCAAGCGCGTGCTGGTGGCCGTGGGGCTGCTGGTGCTGGCCAAGCTGTGCGCGGTGGGCGTGCCGATCGTGCTCAAGTGGATTGTCGATGGCTTTGGCGATGCCACGCGGGCGCGTGTCTTTCCCGCCTTCCTACTGCTGGCCTATGCCGTGCTGCGCTTTGGCGGCACGCTGTTCGGCGAGCTGCGTGACATGGTGTTCTCGCGCGTGTCGCAGCCGACGGTGGCGGGGTTCATGGCGCAAGCGTTCGAGCATTTGCACCAGCTCGGGCCGCGCTTTCATGCAAGCCGGCAGACCGGCGGGCTGATCCGCGATGTGGAGCGCGGCACCACCGGCATCGAGTTCCTGCTGGGTGTCGCGCTGTTCACGATCCTGCCGACCATGGTGGAGATCGGCTCCGTGCTCATCATCATGATGAGCCGCTACAGCGGGTGGTATCTCGTCACCATCCTGGCCACGTTTGCCGCCTACTGCACCGCCACCGTGCTGCTCACGCGACGCCGCGTGCGCCTGCAGCGGCAGATGAACGAGTTCGACTCGATGGCCGGTAGCCGGCTGCTCGACAGCATGCTCAACCACGAAGCCGTGAAGGTCTACACCAGCGAGCGCTTCGAGGCGCACCGCTACCGCGACATCCTGCGCCAACGCATCGAGACGGCAGTCGCCAACCAGCGAGCGTTGTCATTGCTCCATGTGTCGCAAAGCGGTGTCATTGCCGGGGGTGTAACCACTGTGATGTTGCTCGCCGGGCAGGACGTGACGCGCGGCGTGCTGTCGGTCGGCGACCTTGTGCTGATCAACGCGTACATCATCCAGGTGTGCCTGCCGCTCAACGCGCTGGGCTTCATGTTCCGCGAGGCGAAAGACGCCGCCATCAATGCCGAGCGCCTGTTCCAGTTGCTTGAACAGCGGGCCGATGTGGTGGACCTGCCCAACGGCGCACCGCTGCGCGTGACGCAGGGCGAGGTGCAGTTCGACCACGTGGATTTCGGCTACGAGAACACGCGGCCCATCCTGCACGACTTGTCGCTGCACATTCCGGCCGGGCACACGGTGGCCGTGGTGGGGGGCAGCGGCTCGGGCAAGTCGACGCTGGCGCGGCTGCTGCTGCGCTTTTACGACCCCTGGGCGGGGCGCGTGTCCATCGACGGGCAAGACCTGCGCGTGGTCACGCAAGACAGCGTGCGGCGCGCGATCGGCATCGTCCCGCAAGACACCATCCTCTTCAACGACACCATTGCCTACAACATCGCCTACGGGCGCGAAGGCGCAACGATGGCCGAGGTGATCGAGGCCGCCCGCGCGGCCTATGTGCACGACTTCATCGCCGCGCTGCCCGAGGGCTACCAGACCATGGTCGGCGAGCGCGGGCTGAAACTCTCGGGCGGTGAAAAGCAGCGCATTGCCATTGCGCGGGCGCTGCTGAAGAACCCGTCGATCCTGATCTTCGACGAGGCGACCTCCGCGCTGGATACGCGCTCCGAACGCGCCATCCAGCGCGAGCTGGACCGGCTCTCGGCACATCGCACGACGCTGGTGATTGCACACCGGCTTTCCACGGTGGTGGACGCCCACGAAATCGTCGTGCTGGAAAAGGGCCGCATTGTCGAGCGCGGCCGCCATGTCGATCTGCTGGCGTCCAACGGCGTCTACGCCCAGCTTTGGACGCTGCAGCGTCAGCAGTCCGACCTGGAACAGGCCCAGCACCGGCTTGCACAGCAGCCGATCAACCTCGTGGCACTGGTGGTGAGCGTGCTCGACGGCTTGCGCGAGGCAATCGATGCACGCCGTATCACGGTGTATTCCGTCATCCGATCAGAAACGCCAAGCATCACGGGTGACCCGAGCCGCCTGCAAGGCATCGTCGGCGATGTACTGAGCCACGCCGTGCTCGCCAGCCACCCGGGCAGCCGCATCGAGATCGTGCTGGAGCGCGTGGAAGGCATGGCGCAGTTGCGCGTGACCGACACGATTGCCATACCGGCGGTGGCGGCTGCCGCCATTCCCACCGCCTCGCACACGCCTGCCGAGATGGAGCCCGACGCCGCCCTCTCGGCCTTTGGGCCCACGGCGACTCCGCCAGCGCCCGCGCCGTTCGACGTCCTGGACCCGGTGGAACCGCTCGCGCCGCTGCGGCAGGAGCCCCGCGCGTTCGATCCGGTGCTGGCTGCGACCGCGCAAGACACGGCCCCCACGCCTGCAGCCACGCTCGACCCATTGTGGATCCGCTCGGTTGTGGAACAGCACGGCGGGCGCTTTGCCGTCGTGCCGCTGCCCCATGGCGACGGCACCACGTATGTGATGGACTTCCCGATTCGGGCCGTGGCGCCGCTCGCGGCCGCGCCGGGCGAGGCCATGCCAGCCACCCCGCAGCAGGCGCCACCGGCCGAGCGCACCGCGCTTCCGCCCCCGGATGCGCTGTCCGGCGTGCACGTGCTCATCGTCGATGACCAGGAAGACGCCCGCGAGATCCTCCAGTTGCTGCTCGAAGACTACGGCGCGACCGTCACCGCCTATGGCGCCGCCAAGCCCGCGCTGGCCGCGTTGCGCGCGGCGCCGGGCAACTCATGGCCCGATGTGCTCGTCTCCGACATTGCCCTGGGTGAAGACGAAGACGGCTACGCGCTGCTGCGCAACGTGCGCATGCTGGAGAGCGAACGCGACATGCCGCTCGATGCCCGCCTGCCCGCCGTCGCGCTATCCGGCTATGACAGAGCCGAAGACCGCACGCGCGCGCTGCTGGCCGGCTTCCAGCTGCACCTGGCCAAGCCGACCGAACACGGCGAACTGGTCACCGCCATCCTGAGCGTCATTCGCGCACGGCATGCGCCCGCCCGTGAATCGCACGCATCCGTTTCCTTCCAATCAGCCCAGGAGTCTCCATAA